CATTGCATTTATTGTCATTACGATTTTGCATATTGTGCTGGGTGAATTGGCGCCCAAGACGATAGCGATTCGTAAATCTGAAACCATTACGCTGTATTCAGCCATGCTGATGACTTGGTTTTACAAGCTGATGTATCCGTTCATCTGGGTGTTGAATGGAATGGCGAACAGCCTGTTGCGTTTATTCCGTATGGAGCCGGTATCTGAACATGACGATTCCGCGCATACGGGAGATGAAATACGCATTCTGATGAAAGAAAGCAATAAGAGCGGACTAATTGATAATACGGAATTGGCGCTTGTTGATAATATATTTGATTTTGCCGATACGACCGCCAGGGAAATTATGATTCCGCGTACCGAGATGATCTGTTTGTACAGCAATGAGTCCAGAGAGGAAAATCTCAGGATTGCGACGGAAAGCATGAGAACCCGTTATCCAATCTGCGCCGAAGATAAGGACCATATCATTGGCTTTATCCACATTAAGGACCTTCTGCGGGCGAACACACTGGATACCCGTACGATGATTCGACCGATTTTGGCTGTTCCTGAATCCACACAAATTAGTGACCTGCTTAAGCGCATACAGCGCAGCAAGACGCAAATTGCGATTTTGATTGATGAATATGGCGGAACATCGGGGATGGTAACGCTGGAAGACATTATGGAAGAAATCGTGGGTGAAATTCAGGATGAGTTCGATCAGGAACGTCCTGGCTGTGAGCAGATTAATGACGAGGAATTTTCCATTGACGGTATGTTATTAATTGATGAAGTGAACGATCGCTTTGGACTGGAACTCGATCATGAGGATTATGATACGGTAGGAGGCTGGCTATACTCACATGTTGAGGTTATTCCTCCACAGCCGGGTCAGTCTGTTGTGTTTGAAGGATGTATGTTTGTTGTTGAGGAAATTGAAAATAAGCGGATTTCACGTATTCGGCTGATAAAGCAGCCTGTCATCGTGGAGGAAGCAGGAGTCTCATAATGGAATAAAACCTTGGAAGCGACCTTGAATGATATGGGGTCGCTTTTTAATTTGCCTTCTTTACAGATAGGATATGAATTGATATGATTGTTCGTGTTATTGTCAACCTAAATAATATGCGATAAGTTGACAATAAAAAATGAATTTAAATGTTCCTGAGCATTTTATTATTTTTCATGATCAAAATAATGGAGGTATGAAGTATGGAATTATTCAATGCAGGTTTAGATTGGTACTCATTGGCAGATAAAGCGATCCACGGCAGCAAATTGTCACAAAAGGAAGGCATTGCGATATTGGAAGCCGATGATGGGGAGCTATTGCCGATTATGCAAGCTGCGTTCCGGGTACGGCATCATTTTTACGGTAAAAAGGTTAAGCTTAACATGATCATGAACGCCAAAAGCGGCCTGTGTCCGGAGGATTGCGGCTATTGCTCACAATCTATTGTCTCCACAGCGCCTGTCAGCAAGTACAGTATGCTGGACAAGGAGTCTCTGCTGGCCGGGGCGCGAGAAGCGATATCACGGAAAGCGGGAACGTACTGCATTGTCGCCTCCGGCAAAGGCCCTACGGATCGAGAGCTGGATCAGGTGATTGAGGCTGTGCAGGAGATTACCAGTACGCTGCCGCTCAAAATTTGTGCTTGCCTGGGGATTCTCAAGGAGGATCAGGCCCGGAGGCTGGCAGAGGCTGGCGTACATCGCTATAACCATAATTTAAATACGAGTAAGAGCAACTATCCGTCCATTACCACTACACATACATACGATCAACGGATCGAAACCGTTAAAATAGCTCAGTCTCACGGAATGTCTCCATGCTCTGGCGTTATTATCGGTATGGGGGAAACGAATGAGGAAATCGTTGACATGGCCTATGCCTTGCGGGAACTTGATGCTGATTCGATTCCGGTTAATTTTCTGAATCCGATTCCCGGAACTCCACTGGAAGGAGCAAAGCGTGTATCGCCAATCCGAGCGTTAAAGGTACTGGCATTGTTCCGGTTCATTTGTCCATCCAAAGAGATACGTGTTGCTGGCGGACGGGAGCTCAATTTACGCTCACTACAGCCTCTATCTTTATATGCAGCTAATTCGATTTTTGTAGGCGATTATTTGACGACAGAAGGGCAAGAGGTCACAGCTGATCATCAAATGATTGAAGATCTCGGGTTTGAAATTGAGATATGCGCCCTTTCCGCCGTATAATAAGAGTTGTACAAAACTTGAAAGGAGAGTTGAACGATGAGCGAAAAAGTATTTATTAGTCCAGGTAAATATGTGCAAGGGAAAAACGTGATTGATAAAACGGGTGAGTATGTCAAGCCATTAGGTCATACGGCTCTGGTTATTGCAGATAAGCTGGTTTGGGGCATCGCAGCTGACCGGGTAGTCAAAAGTCTGGAGCAGGCGGGGATTACGGCGGTTAAGGTTGAATTTCAAGGAGAAGCGTCCAAAAATGAAGTGAACCGTATTGCTGATCAGGGACGAAGCGGTAAGGTTGATATTGTCATCGGTGTTGGTGGTGGCAAAACGCTGGATACCGCCAAAGCCGTTAATGAACTACTCGGTTCCTCAGTTGTGATTATTCCTACGACTGCTTCCACGGATGCACCGACCAGTGCGCTATCTGTCTTGTACACGGATGAAGGTGCGTTTGATACGTATTCCTTTTTTAGTAAAAATCCAAGTTTGATCCTGGTCGACACGAAAGTCATTTCCCAAGCGCCGCCACTATTCCTCTCCTCAGGTATTGCGGATGCCATGGCAACGTGGATTGAAGCCCGTGCGGTCATCGAAGCTCGTGCAACGACGATGGCTGGCGGTTTGCCAACCTTGGCAGCCGAAGCCATTGCGTCCAAGTGCGAGGAGGTTCTTTTCGATTACGGACTGCAGGCTTACGAATCTGTAAAGCGCAAAGTCGTCACACCTGCGCTGGAAGCGGTGGTGGAAGCCAATACGCTACTGAGCGGTTTAGGTTTTGAAAGCGGTGGCTTGGCAGGCGCACATGCGATTCACAATGGTTTTACCGTGCTGGAAGGTGACATCCACCATCTGACGCACGGTCAGAAGGTAGCTTTTGGCACCTTGGTACAGCTTGCCCTGGAGCAAAGACCTCTGACCGAGGTGGAACGATATATTGACTTTTATCTAAAGCTGGAGCTGCCCGTAACGCTGGAAGACGTTAAGCTCAAGGAAGCTTCCCGCGAGGATTTGTACCGGGTAGCTCAGGCAGCCACGAAAGAAGGCGAAACGGCTCACAATCTGCCATTTGCCGTTACAGCGGATGATGTACTGGATGCGATTTTAGCTGCTGATCAGTATTCACAGGCTTATAAGGCTAAAATTGGATATAAGAACTAACCTAAAAAACTAATTTTTAGAATATAAATGAACGCAAAGGCCGCTGATAAGCGGTCTTTTTTTCCATTATTTAACTTGTAACTTATGTTATGGTTTTATTGATACATAATCAGGAAATGCCGGAAGTACATCTACGGCTTACCTAAAACTTGAGAGGAGTTTAACAATGGCAAAATGGAATGTGGAAGACAACGGGACTCAATATAGTATTGAGTACAAGCGCAGCCTGAATGGCGGCAAGATTATTGTGAATGGGAGCGAGCAAAGAGTTAAAAGCCAGAATGCATTTTTGAATTTGATTGATTTTCCAATCAAATTGAATCATAAAGCTGTGAATGTTGTGGTTATCGGCAACAAAGCGGATTTGGCCGTGGACGGTGTGTATCTCGGGTCCAAGCAACCTTATGTTCCTGTGAGCAAAGTTCCCGGCTGGAGCTGGGCTTTTGTCACACTTAGCCTGGCTATTGGATGGCTATTTGCGGGAATCTTGGGTGTGTGCTTAGGAATATTGGGCAGTATGTTTTATGTGAAATCATCTTTATCCATGCATCAAAGCACCAAACGAGGAGTCGTAAGCTGCTTTATCGTCTTCTTCATCATCAGCGTGGTACAAATTGTATTTGGTATTGCTGTAAATCAGTGGCTTAATACACTATAAAATATTTGTGACATCACCTGCTCAGAAGTTAAAAGGCTCCCCCGCATGAAGCGGCGAGAGCCTTTTGTCATTTTAGATCGCCCAATTTCCTTTACGGAAGATAGGTTCCTCAGTACCGTCCTCGGTAACGCCATTAATGTCCATTTCAGCTGAACCAATCATAAAGTCGACATGCGTCAGACTGAAATTTAGACCGTTCGCTGCCAGTTCCTCTGCAGTCATTTCCTTGCCGCCTTTAAGGTTAAATGCATAGGCATTGCCAATCGCCAGATGGTTGGATGCATTTTCATCAAACAACGTATTATAGAACAAAATATTTTTGTCAGAGATAGGTGACTTGTGAGGTACGAGAGCAACCTCTCCCAAGTAGTGGGAGCCTTCATCCATTTCTACGAGATGCTGAAGAGTCTCCAAACCTGTATCAGCCTGTACATCGACAATGCGTCCATTTTCAAAGGTCAACGAAAAGTTGTCGATAATATTGCCACTGTAGCTAAGTGGTTTGGTACTGCTGACTTTGCCGTTCACTCCTGTTTTAAGTGGAGCTGTAAATACTTCTTCGGTAGGCATGTTGGCTACGAAGGTATGTCCTTGTTGATTGACGCTTTCAGCAGCTACCCAGAGGTGAGCCTTGGCCAATTCGATGGTGAGGTCGGTTCCTGGGGCTAAATAATGAAGCTTTTTATAGCGTTTGGCGTTTAAAATATCGGATTTGCTGGAAAGGGTTTTCAAATGCTCTTTCCAAGCTTCCACGGGGTTGTCCAGATCCACACGCACAGTGCTGAAAATGGCTTCCCACAGCTTATCTATTTGTTCGGAGGCAGGGAGATTTGGGAATACTTTGGCTGCCCACTCTACAGAAGGGTAAGCTACTAGTGACCAACTGAATTTGTCAGCCATTTGATATTCACGGTATTGATGTAATTCATGTGACCGCACCCGCTGTGCAGCCGTGATTCGACTGGACGGGATGCCTTTAAGCAGATCGGGATTATCGGCAATAACATGGAGGACTGCCGCGCCATGTTCGACCTCTTCCGTCATTTCGGCTGCATACCATTTGGGGGGGATATTAAACGTTTCGTCAGGAGCCAGTTCATACTGTAGCCGGGTGATGGTCTCATCGCTCCATTTTACTTTAACCAGCTTCGCTCCGAGCGTATAGGCTGATTTGACAATCAGTCGCACGAGTTCCGCGGACAAGATGGGAGCATGAACGATGAGGGTCTGTCCAGGCTGGACATTGACGCCCACTCGAACGGCTAATTCGGCATATTTTTGCAATTTTTGTTGAAAATCTGACATGTTACTTTCCTCCATTTCACGAAAAAGCTTTAAACAGGCTTGGGTCGCTTGCACAGTTTTTTTGCAAATTCTACACATAGCTTATATATTGTACAATGTAACGAAAAGGTTCTCAAATCAGTTTTGGTACATTTTAGTAAAAATGAAAGGGCGGATCAATGAATGACAGAGCAAAATTCACCTCAGGAAGTGAAGGAAGTACATATTCAACAGGCACAGATGACGAGAGATGAAAACGGTGTTTATTTAGGCCAAGTCGTATTTGGAGTAAATGGACATCAGTCTGTATATGAGATTACCTTCCACAGTAAAAAGGGGAAGGAATGGGACTACAGTCTTCATTTTGCGG
This DNA window, taken from Paenibacillus kribbensis, encodes the following:
- a CDS encoding hemolysin family protein, which produces MFNLIIVFALVLLNGFFVSAEFAMVKVRSSRIETLVEAGNKKAVYAANMLRNLDAYLSACQLGITLASLGLGWIGEPAIAHLIEPVFTAAGLGAVYVHGTAVVIAFIVITILHIVLGELAPKTIAIRKSETITLYSAMLMTWFYKLMYPFIWVLNGMANSLLRLFRMEPVSEHDDSAHTGDEIRILMKESNKSGLIDNTELALVDNIFDFADTTAREIMIPRTEMICLYSNESREENLRIATESMRTRYPICAEDKDHIIGFIHIKDLLRANTLDTRTMIRPILAVPESTQISDLLKRIQRSKTQIAILIDEYGGTSGMVTLEDIMEEIVGEIQDEFDQERPGCEQINDEEFSIDGMLLIDEVNDRFGLELDHEDYDTVGGWLYSHVEVIPPQPGQSVVFEGCMFVVEEIENKRISRIRLIKQPVIVEEAGVS
- the bioB gene encoding biotin synthase BioB translates to MELFNAGLDWYSLADKAIHGSKLSQKEGIAILEADDGELLPIMQAAFRVRHHFYGKKVKLNMIMNAKSGLCPEDCGYCSQSIVSTAPVSKYSMLDKESLLAGAREAISRKAGTYCIVASGKGPTDRELDQVIEAVQEITSTLPLKICACLGILKEDQARRLAEAGVHRYNHNLNTSKSNYPSITTTHTYDQRIETVKIAQSHGMSPCSGVIIGMGETNEEIVDMAYALRELDADSIPVNFLNPIPGTPLEGAKRVSPIRALKVLALFRFICPSKEIRVAGGRELNLRSLQPLSLYAANSIFVGDYLTTEGQEVTADHQMIEDLGFEIEICALSAV
- a CDS encoding glycerol dehydrogenase, which encodes MSEKVFISPGKYVQGKNVIDKTGEYVKPLGHTALVIADKLVWGIAADRVVKSLEQAGITAVKVEFQGEASKNEVNRIADQGRSGKVDIVIGVGGGKTLDTAKAVNELLGSSVVIIPTTASTDAPTSALSVLYTDEGAFDTYSFFSKNPSLILVDTKVISQAPPLFLSSGIADAMATWIEARAVIEARATTMAGGLPTLAAEAIASKCEEVLFDYGLQAYESVKRKVVTPALEAVVEANTLLSGLGFESGGLAGAHAIHNGFTVLEGDIHHLTHGQKVAFGTLVQLALEQRPLTEVERYIDFYLKLELPVTLEDVKLKEASREDLYRVAQAATKEGETAHNLPFAVTADDVLDAILAADQYSQAYKAKIGYKN
- a CDS encoding aminopeptidase, translated to MSDFQQKLQKYAELAVRVGVNVQPGQTLIVHAPILSAELVRLIVKSAYTLGAKLVKVKWSDETITRLQYELAPDETFNIPPKWYAAEMTEEVEHGAAVLHVIADNPDLLKGIPSSRITAAQRVRSHELHQYREYQMADKFSWSLVAYPSVEWAAKVFPNLPASEQIDKLWEAIFSTVRVDLDNPVEAWKEHLKTLSSKSDILNAKRYKKLHYLAPGTDLTIELAKAHLWVAAESVNQQGHTFVANMPTEEVFTAPLKTGVNGKVSSTKPLSYSGNIIDNFSLTFENGRIVDVQADTGLETLQHLVEMDEGSHYLGEVALVPHKSPISDKNILFYNTLFDENASNHLAIGNAYAFNLKGGKEMTAEELAANGLNFSLTHVDFMIGSAEMDINGVTEDGTEEPIFRKGNWAI